One window from the genome of Paramisgurnus dabryanus chromosome 22, PD_genome_1.1, whole genome shotgun sequence encodes:
- the LOC135740567 gene encoding uncharacterized protein isoform X1, with translation MTFTLAYIDYMCRSTSISWIFLLIPLRTVNGGFQVTGCKGHYTKLSCPVQAYIKNNTEINILWKKRSGEKVIGQRSGVSETGDKFQKRTVKIEDDFSLFIEKCDKLDADLYILCIDGKPRCEVRLYVSESSPQCMQSKQNSTESTKSSKVPAVQKQVLTDEKHTTKNHTKKENIATVARWTVFIPVCLFGMVCLFVIFLFIKFPKQKDTTENEKSESKLLNTVIHT, from the exons GTCAACGAGCATCTCTTGGATTTTTTTGCTGATTCCCCTTCGCACAGTGAATGGAG GTTTTCAAGTGACAGGGTGTAAGGGCCATTATACAAAATTGTCCTGTCCAGTTCAAGcttatattaaaaacaacactgaGATTAATATACTTTGGAAAAAACGGTCTGGTGAAAAGGTGATCGGGCAACGGTCTGGAGTGAGTGAAACAGGTGACAAATTCCAGAAGAGAACTGTAAAGATTGAAGATGACTTTTCTCTTTTCATTGAAAAATGTGACAAGTTGGATGCAGATCTGTATATTCTCTGCATCGATGGAAAACCAAGATGTGAAGTACGACTATATGTCAGTG AGTCAAGTCCACAATGCATGCAATCAAAACAAAACTCAACAG AATCAACTAAAAGCTCCAAAGTCCCTGCTGTGCAAAAACAAG TTCTCACAGAtgaaaaacacacaacaaaaaaccacacaaaaaaagaaaacattgcaACTGTCGCCAGATGGACTGTTTTTATTCCAGTGTGTTTGTTTGgaatggtttgtttgtttgttatatttttgttcATTAAATTTCCCAAACAAAAAGATACTACTGAAAATGAGAAATCAGAATCTAAACTTCTTAATACAGTCATACATACCTAA
- the LOC135740567 gene encoding uncharacterized protein isoform X2 yields the protein MLSTSISWIFLLIPLRTVNGGFQVTGCKGHYTKLSCPVQAYIKNNTEINILWKKRSGEKVIGQRSGVSETGDKFQKRTVKIEDDFSLFIEKCDKLDADLYILCIDGKPRCEVRLYVSESSPQCMQSKQNSTESTKSSKVPAVQKQVLTDEKHTTKNHTKKENIATVARWTVFIPVCLFGMVCLFVIFLFIKFPKQKDTTENEKSESKLLNTVIHT from the exons GTCAACGAGCATCTCTTGGATTTTTTTGCTGATTCCCCTTCGCACAGTGAATGGAG GTTTTCAAGTGACAGGGTGTAAGGGCCATTATACAAAATTGTCCTGTCCAGTTCAAGcttatattaaaaacaacactgaGATTAATATACTTTGGAAAAAACGGTCTGGTGAAAAGGTGATCGGGCAACGGTCTGGAGTGAGTGAAACAGGTGACAAATTCCAGAAGAGAACTGTAAAGATTGAAGATGACTTTTCTCTTTTCATTGAAAAATGTGACAAGTTGGATGCAGATCTGTATATTCTCTGCATCGATGGAAAACCAAGATGTGAAGTACGACTATATGTCAGTG AGTCAAGTCCACAATGCATGCAATCAAAACAAAACTCAACAG AATCAACTAAAAGCTCCAAAGTCCCTGCTGTGCAAAAACAAG TTCTCACAGAtgaaaaacacacaacaaaaaaccacacaaaaaaagaaaacattgcaACTGTCGCCAGATGGACTGTTTTTATTCCAGTGTGTTTGTTTGgaatggtttgtttgtttgttatatttttgttcATTAAATTTCCCAAACAAAAAGATACTACTGAAAATGAGAAATCAGAATCTAAACTTCTTAATACAGTCATACATACCTAA